Proteins encoded by one window of Massilia sp. NR 4-1:
- the rpoD gene encoding RNA polymerase sigma factor RpoD, whose translation MTKTPKTLTLSAKPRTASAQLAVPKTSLSYVIDNAQEAAGKPVTVVKKTRSRLAAVAADDVAVAAPEAVEAVEAAAAEKTVKVARKTGAATAVSLAAPGGAAAAAAAAKPAVTRARKAKAEAAPVTVTSGPAAVSQVTDAATLATIDTSGYLLPQVKVPGRRGRKPSEFMPENDEVAALNAVERAELKAVSKARERKAKGLDALGMDANASAEDLEKRRQQFKNLINMGKDRGFLTYAEINDQLPENIIDPEAIEGIIATFNDMGIAVYERAPDAESLLLSDSVATAASDDEVEAAAATALSTVDSDFGRTTDPVRMYMREMGAVALLTREGEIEIAKRIEGGLRDMIQAISACPTTIAEIVALAQKIENDETKVDEVVDGFVDLNEVGSTPAASAPAAAASDDEDEEEELEEEEEDGDANGGAAGFSTEQLAQLKIDALEKFAIISNQYDKMRKASGGYGSPAYMKAQDIISNELLGIRFTAKVVEKLCDTLRGQMEQVRSIERAVLELCVNKCGMPRAHFIKVFPGNECDLDWVDGEVDAGYPYSAVLGRNVPAIKELQNKMIDLQERVALPLADLRKINKQMAAGEKRARHAKREMTVANLRLVISIAKKYINRGLQFLDLIQEGNIGLLKAVDKFEYRRGYKFSTYATWWIRQAITRSIADMARTIRVPVHMIETINKMNRISRQIMQETGSEPDLATLAVKMEMPENKVREIMKIAKEPISMETPMGEDGDSQLGDFIEDNTTLAPLDAALHASMRNVIKEVLDSLTPREAKVLRMRYGVEMSNDHTLEEVGKQFDVTRERIRQIEAKAMSKLRQPSRSDKLKTFLTQN comes from the coding sequence ATGACGAAAACGCCGAAAACCCTAACGTTGTCCGCCAAACCCCGCACCGCTTCGGCGCAGCTGGCTGTACCAAAGACGAGTTTATCTTACGTCATCGACAATGCTCAGGAAGCTGCCGGCAAACCCGTCACCGTAGTGAAGAAGACCCGCTCCCGCCTGGCCGCCGTGGCTGCCGATGACGTGGCCGTCGCCGCGCCGGAAGCCGTGGAGGCCGTGGAAGCGGCTGCCGCCGAGAAGACCGTGAAAGTGGCGCGCAAGACCGGCGCGGCCACCGCCGTATCGCTGGCCGCGCCGGGCGGCGCCGCCGCTGCGGCAGCCGCCGCCAAGCCGGCCGTGACGCGCGCCCGCAAAGCCAAGGCGGAAGCCGCGCCCGTTACCGTGACCAGCGGCCCGGCCGCCGTCAGCCAGGTGACCGACGCCGCCACCCTGGCCACCATCGACACCTCCGGTTACCTGCTGCCGCAGGTGAAAGTACCGGGCCGCCGCGGCCGCAAGCCGAGCGAATTCATGCCGGAGAACGATGAAGTCGCCGCGCTGAACGCGGTGGAACGCGCTGAATTGAAAGCCGTGTCGAAGGCGCGTGAGCGCAAGGCCAAGGGTCTGGATGCGCTGGGCATGGACGCCAACGCCTCGGCCGAGGATCTGGAAAAACGCCGCCAGCAGTTCAAGAACCTGATCAATATGGGCAAGGACCGCGGCTTCCTGACCTATGCCGAGATCAATGACCAGCTGCCGGAAAACATCATCGATCCGGAAGCGATCGAAGGCATCATCGCCACCTTCAACGATATGGGCATCGCCGTCTATGAGCGCGCCCCGGACGCGGAGAGCCTGCTGCTGAGCGATAGCGTGGCCACCGCCGCCAGCGACGATGAAGTCGAGGCGGCTGCCGCGACCGCGCTGTCCACCGTCGATTCCGACTTCGGCCGTACCACCGACCCGGTGCGCATGTATATGCGCGAGATGGGCGCCGTGGCCCTGCTGACGCGCGAAGGCGAGATTGAAATCGCCAAGCGCATCGAGGGCGGCCTGCGCGACATGATCCAGGCCATCTCCGCCTGCCCGACCACCATCGCCGAGATCGTGGCCCTGGCGCAGAAGATCGAAAACGACGAGACCAAGGTCGATGAAGTGGTGGACGGTTTCGTCGACCTGAACGAGGTGGGCAGCACGCCGGCCGCCAGCGCGCCGGCCGCCGCCGCCTCCGACGACGAGGACGAGGAAGAAGAGCTGGAGGAAGAGGAAGAAGACGGCGACGCCAATGGCGGCGCGGCCGGCTTCTCGACCGAACAGCTGGCGCAGCTGAAGATCGATGCGCTGGAAAAATTCGCCATCATCTCCAACCAGTACGACAAGATGCGCAAGGCCTCCGGCGGCTACGGCTCGCCGGCCTATATGAAGGCGCAGGACATCATCTCCAACGAGCTGCTGGGCATCCGCTTCACCGCGAAAGTGGTGGAAAAACTGTGCGACACCCTGCGCGGCCAGATGGAGCAGGTGCGCAGCATCGAGCGCGCCGTGCTGGAACTGTGCGTGAACAAATGCGGCATGCCGCGCGCCCACTTCATCAAGGTCTTCCCAGGCAATGAATGCGACCTGGATTGGGTGGACGGCGAAGTCGACGCCGGCTATCCGTACAGCGCGGTGTTGGGCCGTAACGTCCCCGCTATCAAGGAACTGCAGAACAAGATGATCGACCTGCAGGAGCGCGTGGCGCTGCCGCTGGCCGATCTGCGCAAGATCAACAAGCAGATGGCTGCCGGCGAGAAGCGTGCCCGCCACGCCAAGCGCGAAATGACGGTGGCCAACCTGCGTCTGGTGATCTCGATCGCGAAGAAGTACATCAACCGCGGCCTGCAATTCCTCGACCTGATCCAGGAAGGCAATATCGGTCTGCTGAAAGCCGTGGACAAGTTCGAATACCGCCGCGGCTACAAGTTCTCGACCTACGCCACCTGGTGGATCCGCCAGGCCATCACCCGCTCCATCGCGGACATGGCCCGTACCATCCGCGTGCCGGTGCACATGATCGAGACCATCAACAAGATGAACCGCATCTCGCGCCAGATCATGCAGGAAACCGGCAGCGAGCCGGATCTGGCCACCCTGGCGGTGAAGATGGAAATGCCGGAAAACAAAGTGCGCGAAATCATGAAGATCGCCAAGGAACCGATTTCCATGGAAACCCCGATGGGCGAGGACGGCGATTCCCAGCTGGGCGACTTCATCGAGGACAACACCACGCTGGCGCCGCTGGATGCGGCCCTGCACGCCTCGATGCGCAATGTGATCAAGGAAGTGCTGGATTCCCTGACTCCGCGCGAGGCGAAGGTGCTGCGCATGCGCTATGGCGTGGAAATGTCGAACGACCACACGCTGGAAGAAGTGGGCAAGCAGTTCGACGTGACGCGCGAACGTATCCGCCAGATCGAAGCGAAGGCCATGAGCAAGCTGCGCCAGCCATCGCGCTCGGACAAGCTGAAGACCTTCCTGACGCAGAACTAA
- a CDS encoding cytochrome c produces the protein MKKKILTLFAALLLLLAAAALWLWPKDDSGAPASAAFQSLPAAEKVARGAYLAKAGDCMACHTTRGGVAFAGGRALQTPFGNVIAPNITSDKENGIGSWSADDFWNALHNGKSKNGRLLYPAFPYTDYTKVTRDDSDALYAYFQTVPAHPQANRPHELRFPYNQQLTLAVWRAMYFKPAVYQPDNSKPAEWNRGAYLVQGLGHCIACHSTRNALGASEGGLNGGMIPVLGWYAPSLNSDREAGLGNWQTPHIEQLLKTGISPRATVFGPMAEVVRQSLQHLNDADIGAMALYLKSLPAPDGKPEPYEREKSSEAAAFLAAGAKIYKSQCMDCHGENGEGIPPAYPPLAGNRALTMDEAVNPIRIVLNGGFPPGTAGNPRPYGMPPFSHALNDVEVAAVVSYLRSAWGNNARPVSSVEVNRYRNVPLE, from the coding sequence ATGAAAAAGAAGATCCTCACCCTGTTCGCCGCCCTGCTGCTCCTGCTGGCTGCCGCCGCGCTGTGGCTGTGGCCCAAGGACGATTCGGGCGCGCCAGCCAGCGCCGCCTTCCAGTCCCTGCCGGCGGCCGAGAAAGTGGCGCGCGGCGCCTATCTGGCCAAGGCCGGCGACTGCATGGCCTGCCACACCACGCGCGGCGGCGTCGCCTTTGCCGGCGGCCGTGCGCTGCAAACCCCGTTCGGCAATGTGATCGCGCCGAATATCACGTCGGACAAGGAAAACGGCATCGGCAGCTGGAGCGCCGACGATTTCTGGAACGCCCTGCACAACGGCAAATCGAAAAATGGCCGCCTGCTCTATCCGGCCTTCCCCTATACCGACTATACCAAGGTCACGCGCGACGATTCCGACGCGCTGTATGCCTACTTCCAGACCGTGCCCGCCCACCCGCAGGCCAACCGTCCGCACGAGCTGCGCTTCCCTTACAACCAGCAGCTCACGCTGGCGGTGTGGCGCGCCATGTACTTCAAGCCTGCCGTCTACCAGCCGGACAACAGCAAGCCGGCCGAGTGGAACCGCGGCGCCTATCTGGTGCAGGGCCTGGGCCATTGCATCGCCTGCCACAGCACGCGCAATGCCTTGGGCGCCAGCGAGGGCGGCCTGAATGGCGGCATGATCCCGGTGCTGGGCTGGTATGCGCCTTCGCTGAACTCCGACCGCGAAGCGGGCCTGGGCAATTGGCAGACGCCGCATATCGAACAGTTGCTGAAAACCGGCATCTCGCCGCGCGCCACCGTGTTCGGCCCGATGGCCGAGGTGGTGCGCCAAAGCCTGCAGCATCTGAACGACGCCGATATCGGCGCCATGGCCCTGTATCTGAAGTCGCTACCGGCGCCGGACGGCAAGCCCGAACCCTATGAGCGCGAGAAGAGCAGCGAAGCCGCCGCCTTCCTGGCGGCGGGCGCGAAGATCTACAAATCGCAGTGCATGGACTGCCATGGCGAAAACGGCGAAGGCATCCCGCCCGCCTATCCGCCGCTGGCCGGCAACCGCGCGCTGACCATGGACGAAGCGGTCAATCCCATCCGCATCGTGCTGAATGGCGGCTTCCCGCCCGGCACGGCGGGCAATCCCCGCCCTTACGGCATGCCGCCGTTCAGCCATGCGCTGAACGATGTGGAGGTGGCGGCCGTGGTGTCCTATCTGCGCAGCGCCTGGGGCAATAATGCGCGGCCGGTGAGCAGCGTCGAGGTGAACCGCTACCGCAATGTGCCGCTGGAATAG
- a CDS encoding PAS domain-containing protein, whose translation MPTLLISLISCVLAVALLAQHAANRRLRAELRRREEQDDAQAQRLRWLNELVVTMPVPTFIKDAQSRFVMMNQACEQMFGVPFDALQGKIGEEFWPPEQMEAFLANDRASFAARGLVVREELLWDAGLDASRQVQTFKKPMFNADGEPEMLIGMFIDISEREQAKAALQASLRQLRELSDYVEMARENEHQRIAREAHDELGQTLMALKIDVSMLHARTRPSHPLLHAESRRVLATLDHSIAVVRAIINELHPSTLELGLPAAVDWLLKRIRRDSGLVCQLHLPEEIAPQQLEQRRTWAVFRIIQEALADIVATAQASHVDVSLRMLNDTLFLTISHDGLPGRFSDGSSLAKIAIRERIAAIGGELDGSGAEPSCVLSARLPGRKKEREAAASPSNPGLAA comes from the coding sequence ATGCCCACCCTTCTCATCAGCCTGATTTCCTGTGTCTTGGCCGTCGCCCTGCTCGCCCAGCACGCCGCCAACCGGCGTCTGCGCGCGGAGCTGCGGCGGCGCGAGGAACAAGATGACGCGCAGGCGCAGCGCCTGCGCTGGCTGAACGAACTGGTGGTCACCATGCCGGTGCCGACCTTCATCAAGGATGCCCAATCGCGCTTCGTGATGATGAACCAGGCTTGCGAACAGATGTTTGGCGTGCCCTTCGACGCGCTGCAGGGCAAGATCGGCGAGGAATTCTGGCCGCCGGAGCAAATGGAAGCTTTTCTCGCCAACGACCGCGCCTCCTTCGCCGCGCGCGGCCTGGTGGTGCGCGAGGAGCTGCTGTGGGACGCCGGCCTGGACGCCAGCCGCCAGGTGCAGACCTTCAAAAAGCCCATGTTCAATGCGGACGGCGAACCAGAAATGTTGATCGGCATGTTCATCGACATCAGCGAGCGGGAACAGGCCAAGGCCGCGCTGCAAGCCTCGCTGCGCCAGTTGCGCGAACTGAGCGACTACGTGGAAATGGCGCGCGAAAACGAACACCAGCGCATCGCCCGCGAAGCCCATGATGAACTGGGCCAGACCCTGATGGCGCTGAAGATCGATGTCTCCATGCTGCATGCGCGCACCCGGCCCAGCCACCCGCTGCTGCACGCCGAGAGCCGGCGCGTGCTGGCGACGCTGGACCACAGCATCGCGGTGGTGCGCGCCATCATCAACGAACTGCACCCAAGCACCCTGGAACTGGGCTTGCCGGCGGCCGTGGACTGGCTGCTGAAGCGCATCCGGCGCGACAGCGGCCTGGTGTGCCAGCTGCACCTGCCGGAGGAAATCGCCCCCCAGCAGCTGGAACAGCGCCGCACCTGGGCCGTGTTCCGCATCATCCAGGAGGCGCTGGCCGACATCGTCGCCACGGCCCAGGCCAGCCACGTCGACGTCTCGCTGCGCATGCTGAATGACACACTGTTCCTGACCATCAGCCATGACGGCCTGCCCGGCCGCTTCAGCGACGGCAGCAGCCTGGCCAAGATCGCCATCCGCGAGCGCATTGCCGCCATCGGTGGCGAACTCGATGGCAGCGGCGCGGAGCCAAGCTGCGTGCTGTCAGCGCGCCTGCCGGGCCGGAAAAAAGAAAGGGAGGCCGCAGCCTCCCCTTCCAATCCAGGCCTTGCGGCCTGA
- a CDS encoding ProQ/FINO family protein, producing the protein MNTSLTPTPPATDNSAAAPAPAAAGAAPTSARALLKQLQTQFPAFRDCLPLSIGIDKQILAQQPEIDRKLMRAALGIHTGSQRYLRVMEKAKVRFNLDGSEGAEVTDVHRKHAKDVLQERFKKEAERKKAERDAAAAEEANRRRQEKLEQLTAKFSRKG; encoded by the coding sequence ATGAACACTAGCCTTACCCCTACGCCGCCGGCCACCGACAACAGCGCAGCCGCGCCGGCACCGGCCGCCGCGGGCGCCGCACCGACTTCGGCCCGCGCCCTGCTCAAGCAACTGCAAACGCAATTCCCCGCCTTCCGCGACTGCCTGCCGCTGTCGATCGGCATCGACAAGCAGATCCTGGCCCAGCAGCCGGAAATCGACCGCAAGCTGATGCGCGCCGCGCTCGGCATCCACACCGGCTCGCAGCGCTATCTGCGCGTCATGGAAAAAGCCAAAGTGCGTTTCAATCTGGATGGCAGCGAAGGCGCGGAAGTCACCGACGTGCACCGCAAACACGCCAAGGATGTGCTGCAGGAGCGCTTCAAGAAAGAAGCCGAACGCAAAAAGGCCGAGCGCGACGCCGCCGCGGCCGAGGAAGCGAACCGCCGCCGCCAGGAAAAGCTGGAGCAGCTGACCGCCAAATTCTCGCGCAAAGGCTGA
- a CDS encoding head GIN domain-containing protein yields MLELKTIPAAARGIVLAAGLLAAAAPLSQAVAGPGNWFRGERVQGSGKIVKQSREPGHFSGVGLGIGGNVEVRVGNSESVTIETDENILPLIETVVENGTLKIRPMKKDTSFDTRNLRIVVQARALEKVSVGGSGNVEVNGMRGERLQFDVGGSGNINVRGLEGASVAVSLGGSGSLKASGTAENLNVSIGGSGKVALGQLQARNVVVSIGGSGEATVWAKESLNTSVAGSGDVSYYGDPRVNKNVTGSGSVRRAGGAPQ; encoded by the coding sequence ATGCTTGAACTGAAAACCATCCCGGCCGCCGCGCGCGGCATTGTGCTCGCCGCCGGCCTGCTGGCCGCCGCCGCGCCGTTGAGCCAGGCCGTGGCCGGTCCCGGCAACTGGTTCCGCGGCGAGCGTGTGCAGGGCAGCGGCAAGATCGTCAAGCAGAGCCGCGAACCGGGCCACTTCAGCGGCGTCGGCCTGGGCATCGGCGGCAACGTCGAAGTCCGCGTCGGCAATAGCGAAAGCGTGACGATCGAGACCGACGAAAATATCCTGCCGCTGATCGAAACCGTGGTCGAAAACGGCACGCTGAAAATCCGCCCGATGAAGAAGGATACCTCCTTCGATACGCGCAATCTGCGCATCGTGGTGCAGGCGCGCGCGCTGGAAAAAGTCTCGGTCGGCGGCTCCGGCAATGTCGAGGTGAACGGCATGCGCGGCGAACGCCTGCAATTCGACGTCGGCGGTTCCGGCAATATCAATGTGCGCGGCCTGGAAGGCGCATCGGTGGCGGTTTCGCTGGGCGGCAGCGGCAGCCTGAAAGCCAGCGGCACAGCGGAGAATCTGAACGTCTCGATCGGCGGCTCGGGCAAGGTGGCGCTCGGCCAGCTGCAGGCGCGCAATGTGGTGGTCAGCATCGGCGGTTCGGGCGAGGCCACCGTGTGGGCCAAGGAATCGCTGAACACCAGCGTGGCCGGTTCGGGCGACGTTTCCTATTACGGCGATCCGCGCGTGAACAAGAACGTGACGGGTTCGGGCTCGGTGCGCCGTGCCGGCGGCGCGCCGCAGTAA
- a CDS encoding PLP-dependent aminotransferase family protein, with translation MKLYEALADEIAGMIAKNVLRPGERLPSVRQQQERRGVSPSTVFQAYYLLEARGAIESRPRSGYYVAQRQPLVPEPDASRPDGVSTVVDVSELVFSVLDAGRERSNVPFGSAFPSPLLFPLEKLGRAAAAALRRIDPWSTVADLPPGNAELRRQIALRYQLDGVQVAADEIVITNGALEALNLCLQAVAHPGDTVLVESPTFYAALQALERIGLKAVEVATHPREGMELGALAEALEQHKPQACWIMTSFQNPLGSLMPPEKKQALVELLARHEVPLIEDDVYGELYFGAQRPALAKRYDSKGLVMHCSSFSKCLAPGFRVGWAAPGRFARNVERLKLTTSLAAAMPSQLALAEYLGQGGYDRHLRQLRGALAGQQEKMMQAIARHFPSGTRFTQPQGGYFLWVALPEGVDALVLHRCALAHGISVAPGPIFSAKRAFHHCLRLNYGHHWDAEHEAAIATLGQLARDQLQS, from the coding sequence TTGAAGCTTTACGAAGCGCTGGCCGATGAAATCGCCGGCATGATTGCAAAAAATGTGCTGCGGCCCGGGGAGCGCCTGCCGTCCGTGCGCCAGCAGCAGGAACGGCGCGGCGTCAGCCCATCGACCGTATTCCAGGCCTACTATCTGCTTGAAGCGCGCGGCGCCATCGAGTCGCGTCCGCGCTCCGGCTACTACGTGGCGCAGCGCCAGCCGCTGGTGCCGGAGCCGGACGCCTCGCGTCCCGACGGCGTATCGACCGTGGTCGATGTCAGTGAACTGGTATTTTCCGTGCTCGATGCGGGCCGCGAGCGCAGCAACGTGCCTTTCGGTTCGGCCTTCCCCAGTCCGCTGCTGTTCCCGCTGGAGAAGCTGGGGCGCGCCGCCGCTGCCGCCTTGCGCCGCATCGACCCTTGGAGCACGGTGGCCGATCTGCCGCCCGGCAATGCCGAACTGCGGCGCCAGATCGCGCTGCGCTACCAGCTCGACGGCGTGCAGGTGGCGGCCGACGAAATCGTCATCACCAATGGCGCGCTGGAGGCGCTCAATCTTTGCCTGCAGGCGGTGGCCCATCCCGGCGACACGGTGCTGGTGGAGTCGCCCACTTTTTATGCCGCCTTGCAGGCGCTGGAGCGCATTGGCCTGAAGGCGGTGGAAGTGGCGACCCATCCGCGCGAAGGCATGGAACTGGGCGCGCTGGCCGAAGCGCTGGAACAGCACAAGCCGCAGGCCTGCTGGATCATGACCAGCTTCCAGAATCCGCTGGGCAGCCTCATGCCGCCGGAGAAGAAGCAAGCCCTGGTCGAACTGCTGGCGCGCCACGAGGTGCCGTTGATCGAAGACGATGTGTATGGCGAACTGTATTTCGGCGCCCAGCGTCCCGCGCTCGCCAAGCGCTACGACAGCAAGGGACTGGTGATGCACTGCAGTTCCTTCTCCAAATGCCTGGCGCCCGGCTTCCGCGTCGGCTGGGCCGCGCCGGGGCGCTTCGCGCGCAATGTCGAACGACTGAAGCTGACCACCAGCCTGGCCGCCGCCATGCCCTCGCAGCTGGCGCTGGCCGAATACCTGGGGCAGGGCGGCTACGACCGCCACCTGCGCCAGCTGCGCGGTGCGCTCGCCGGCCAGCAGGAAAAGATGATGCAGGCGATCGCCCGCCACTTCCCGTCCGGCACCCGCTTTACCCAGCCGCAAGGCGGCTACTTCCTGTGGGTCGCCTTGCCCGAAGGTGTCGATGCCCTGGTCCTGCACCGCTGCGCGCTGGCGCACGGCATCAGCGTCGCGCCGGGGCCGATCTTCTCCGCCAAGCGCGCCTTCCATCACTGCCTGCGCCTGAACTACGGCCACCACTGGGACGCCGAGCACGAGGCGGCCATCGCGACCCTGGGCCAGCTCGCGCGCGACCAGCTCCAAAGCTGA
- a CDS encoding 3'-5' exonuclease, whose translation MSETAQQEAELPPYPGITLAEVRLVRSAADAEAAQAALLASDVIGFDTESKPTFQKGQHSDGPHLIQLASDELAYLFQVGPHVGPLLPALKAILESEQTMKVGFGLSDDMKRVRAKLGIEPLKVVDLSVALRGGQRNDLGAKSAVAKFFGQKLQKSKKISTTNWAAPRLSEKQILYAADDAQVALRVFRRWIANGNVLPPQKPPKVRRPRPQPPTQA comes from the coding sequence ATGAGCGAAACCGCGCAGCAGGAAGCCGAGCTGCCGCCCTACCCCGGCATCACGCTGGCCGAGGTGCGCCTGGTGCGTTCCGCGGCCGACGCGGAAGCGGCACAGGCGGCGCTGCTGGCATCGGACGTGATCGGCTTCGATACCGAATCGAAGCCGACTTTCCAGAAGGGCCAGCATTCCGACGGTCCGCATCTGATCCAGCTGGCCAGCGACGAGCTGGCCTATCTGTTCCAGGTCGGACCGCATGTGGGACCGCTGCTGCCGGCGCTCAAAGCCATTCTCGAATCCGAACAGACCATGAAGGTCGGCTTCGGCCTGTCCGACGATATGAAGCGGGTGCGCGCCAAGCTCGGCATCGAACCGCTGAAAGTGGTCGACCTGTCGGTAGCCCTGCGCGGCGGCCAGCGCAACGACCTGGGCGCCAAAAGCGCCGTCGCCAAATTCTTCGGGCAGAAGCTGCAAAAGTCGAAGAAGATCTCCACCACCAACTGGGCCGCGCCGCGCCTCAGTGAAAAGCAAATCCTCTACGCCGCCGACGACGCCCAGGTCGCCCTGCGCGTCTTCCGCCGCTGGATCGCCAACGGCAACGTCCTGCCGCCGCAAAAGCCGCCCAAGGTGCGCCGCCCGCGCCCCCAGCCGCCCACCCAAGCCTGA
- a CDS encoding SAM-dependent methyltransferase gives MLIITIKQGKEAGILAGSPWIYQSAIEKLEGRPQEKMKAGATAIVQSSARRFLARAGYSAKSQIAARIWTLREDEPVDHAMMKRRVKAALEKRAPALAQAAPQELVQLVDGDADGLSGLLVHSYGGKDGYLICQFQSGAVDAWKVPIVQALLAGTGCPNVYERCDALMRKGEGLMVKPGALAGEEPPQRLTVSQGGRCFPMDLRTGFEYPR, from the coding sequence ATGCTTATCATCACCATCAAACAGGGCAAGGAAGCGGGCATACTCGCCGGTTCGCCCTGGATCTACCAATCGGCCATCGAGAAGCTCGAAGGCCGTCCCCAGGAAAAAATGAAGGCCGGGGCGACTGCCATCGTGCAATCGTCGGCGCGGCGCTTTCTGGCGCGCGCCGGCTACAGCGCCAAGTCGCAGATCGCCGCCCGCATCTGGACGCTGCGCGAGGACGAGCCGGTCGATCACGCGATGATGAAGCGCCGCGTCAAGGCCGCGCTGGAAAAACGCGCGCCGGCCCTGGCCCAGGCCGCGCCGCAGGAACTGGTGCAACTGGTCGATGGCGACGCGGACGGCTTGTCCGGCCTGCTGGTGCACAGCTACGGCGGCAAGGACGGCTATCTGATCTGCCAGTTCCAGTCGGGCGCGGTGGATGCGTGGAAGGTGCCCATCGTGCAGGCGCTGCTGGCCGGCACGGGCTGCCCGAATGTGTACGAGCGCTGCGACGCGCTGATGCGCAAGGGCGAAGGCCTGATGGTCAAACCGGGCGCGCTGGCCGGCGAGGAGCCGCCGCAGCGCCTGACCGTCAGCCAGGGCGGACGCTGCTTCCCGATGGATTTGCGCACCGGCTTCGAATACCCGCGCTGA
- a CDS encoding 2-dehydropantoate 2-reductase yields MKVCIVGAGAIGGFLGTRLAAAGVCQTSALARGATLEALRRHGWRLQTAEGLVTAPADAAADAAQLGVQDLVIIAVKAPALAGVAASIAPLLGPETMVLPAMNGVPWWFVEGNPVLGREPLHSVDPGGRIGAAIPYESVLGCVIHASTFTTEPGLVQHKMGRGLIVGEAAGGESERARRVVDLFGQAGFDATLSPRIRYDIWYKLWGNMTTNPVTAMTGATADRLLDDPLASAFCQAAMREAAAIGLRIGCEITESPEDRHLVTRKLGAFRTSMLQDVEAGRPIELDGLVTVVQEIGQRVGVATPNIDALLGLTRLFARVRGLYPEEELKPS; encoded by the coding sequence ATGAAAGTATGCATCGTGGGGGCGGGCGCCATCGGCGGCTTTCTCGGCACGCGGCTGGCGGCGGCCGGCGTGTGCCAGACCAGTGCATTGGCGCGCGGCGCCACGCTGGAGGCGCTGCGCCGCCACGGCTGGCGCCTGCAGACGGCCGAAGGTCTGGTGACGGCGCCTGCCGATGCGGCGGCCGACGCGGCGCAGCTGGGCGTGCAGGACCTGGTCATCATCGCCGTCAAGGCGCCCGCGCTGGCCGGGGTGGCGGCGTCGATTGCACCGCTGCTGGGGCCTGAAACCATGGTGCTGCCGGCCATGAATGGCGTGCCGTGGTGGTTCGTGGAAGGCAATCCGGTGCTGGGGCGCGAGCCGCTGCACAGCGTCGATCCGGGCGGCCGCATCGGCGCGGCGATTCCCTACGAGTCGGTGCTGGGCTGCGTGATCCACGCCAGCACCTTCACCACCGAACCGGGCCTGGTGCAGCACAAGATGGGGCGCGGCCTGATCGTCGGCGAGGCGGCGGGCGGCGAATCGGAACGCGCGCGCCGCGTGGTGGATCTGTTTGGACAGGCCGGCTTCGATGCCACGCTGTCGCCGCGCATCCGCTACGACATCTGGTACAAGCTGTGGGGGAATATGACCACCAATCCCGTCACGGCGATGACGGGCGCCACCGCCGACCGCCTGCTCGACGACCCGCTGGCCAGCGCCTTCTGCCAGGCCGCCATGCGCGAAGCGGCGGCCATCGGGCTGCGCATCGGCTGTGAAATCACCGAGTCGCCGGAAGACCGGCACCTGGTCACGCGCAAGCTGGGCGCGTTCCGCACGTCGATGCTGCAGGATGTGGAAGCGGGGCGGCCGATCGAGCTTGACGGCCTGGTGACGGTGGTGCAGGAGATCGGGCAGCGCGTCGGTGTGGCGACGCCGAATATCGATGCGCTGCTGGGCTTGACCCGCCTGTTTGCGCGGGTGCGGGGGCTGTATCCGGAGGAAGAGCTTAAACCTTCCTGA
- a CDS encoding c-type cytochrome has protein sequence MPILSFSLRNSAIAALAAALPLLAAAAPAALPDTLEQRVAACVACHKAKEQSDAFFPRIAGKPAGYLYNQLLNFRDGRRQYPMMTYMVEQLPDAYLREIADYFAGQHPPYPAAQNSGATQSQLERGRSLALQGDAGKKIPACVACHGEKLTGVAPAIPGLVGLPRDYINSQFGAWKNQKRKAHAPDCMADVAGRLSEADVAAVSSWLATQVADAGDRPATTHAKPLPLKCGGVPQ, from the coding sequence ATGCCAATTCTTTCGTTTTCGCTGCGGAACAGCGCCATTGCGGCGCTGGCTGCCGCCTTGCCGCTGCTGGCCGCCGCCGCGCCGGCGGCCTTGCCGGACACGCTGGAACAACGCGTGGCGGCCTGCGTCGCCTGCCACAAGGCCAAAGAACAGAGCGATGCCTTCTTCCCGCGCATCGCCGGCAAACCGGCCGGCTATCTGTATAACCAGCTGCTTAATTTCCGCGACGGCCGGCGCCAGTACCCGATGATGACGTATATGGTGGAACAGCTGCCGGACGCCTATCTGCGCGAGATCGCCGACTACTTCGCCGGGCAGCATCCGCCCTACCCGGCGGCGCAGAACAGCGGTGCCACCCAGTCCCAGCTCGAACGGGGACGCAGCCTGGCGCTGCAGGGCGATGCCGGCAAAAAGATTCCGGCCTGCGTGGCCTGTCATGGCGAGAAGCTGACCGGCGTGGCGCCCGCCATCCCCGGCCTGGTCGGCCTGCCGCGCGACTATATCAATTCCCAGTTCGGCGCCTGGAAGAACCAGAAGCGCAAGGCGCATGCGCCGGACTGCATGGCCGACGTGGCCGGCCGCCTGAGCGAAGCCGATGTGGCGGCCGTCTCCAGCTGGCTCGCGACCCAGGTGGCCGATGCCGGCGACCGCCCCGCCACCACCCACGCCAAGCCGCTGCCGCTGAAATGCGGCGGCGTGCCGCAATAA